In Rheinheimera sp. MM224, one DNA window encodes the following:
- a CDS encoding helix-turn-helix transcriptional regulator, translating into MAWEDVDFTAKQREVRQKCGVLALDVRFGVEVGMEPVKGKVYRPALGLMFDDKVIAAFSGLWRCLGQTDFSTAVMDVLDAVCPTDSCGVLVFYRQRKPLSLLHRFNPVDRKVSADIYSTGPYALDPQYRLFLAGCPTGAYWLRDVAPDDFYSSEYYETFYSKTGVADSIDVLWRIDEDSALVFFMQRNIHSSEFTAADLTALNMVLPILSEALTKHYQLAAALPLANPDDKTHQQVECTLSHFASSLLTKRERDVLLYMLRGYSSALTAEKLNTSDGTVKIHRKNIYRKLEIGSQAELFSLFINCIPFARPEENTDPLELYQQSHRH; encoded by the coding sequence GTGGCATGGGAAGATGTTGATTTCACTGCAAAACAGCGTGAGGTCAGACAAAAGTGTGGTGTGCTGGCGTTGGACGTCCGGTTTGGGGTTGAGGTGGGTATGGAGCCAGTAAAGGGTAAAGTGTATCGGCCTGCTTTGGGGCTGATGTTTGATGACAAGGTGATAGCTGCATTTTCTGGCCTGTGGCGCTGTTTAGGCCAGACTGATTTTAGTACTGCAGTGATGGATGTGCTGGATGCGGTTTGTCCTACCGATTCCTGTGGTGTGCTGGTGTTTTACCGGCAGCGTAAGCCTTTGAGTTTATTGCATCGTTTTAACCCTGTTGACCGTAAAGTGTCGGCTGATATTTATTCCACCGGGCCTTATGCGCTTGACCCTCAGTACCGGCTGTTTTTAGCGGGTTGTCCTACCGGAGCTTATTGGCTGCGTGATGTGGCGCCTGATGATTTTTACTCCAGTGAATACTACGAAACCTTTTATTCCAAAACCGGTGTGGCCGATTCTATTGATGTGTTGTGGCGTATTGATGAGGACTCGGCGCTGGTGTTTTTTATGCAGCGTAATATCCATAGCAGTGAATTTACTGCCGCCGATTTAACAGCGCTGAATATGGTGTTGCCGATTTTATCTGAAGCTTTAACTAAACATTATCAACTGGCGGCTGCTTTGCCGCTGGCCAATCCGGATGATAAAACTCACCAGCAGGTGGAATGTACCCTAAGTCATTTTGCCAGTTCTTTGCTGACTAAAAGAGAGCGTGATGTGCTGCTTTATATGCTGCGTGGCTATTCGTCGGCTTTAACGGCTGAGAAGCTAAATACCTCAGACGGCACAGTGAAAATTCACCGCAAGAATATTTACCGTAAGCTGGAAATTGGCTCACAGGCTGAGCTGTTTTCGTTATTTATCAACTGTATTCCTTTTGCCCGGCCTGAAGAGAATACCGATCCATTAGAACTCTACCAGCAAAGCCATCGTCACTAA
- a CDS encoding alpha/beta hydrolase, whose protein sequence is MASTTQPTVFANEKSIVFENDGQKVAAYEGSIQVPENRSKPNSRLIPVKYIRFPATGKQAGSPIIYLSGGPGGSGIQAAKHPNFRFPLFMALREFGDVIALDQRGTGVSDITPECVSSHKIPATEVFTDGEVEQLYKKAAKECVEFWTQKGVDVWGYTTKESVQDLNDLRQHFKADKITLWGISYGSHLALASLKYIEQYIDKVVIASAEGLDQTVKYPARTDEYFDRLQQAINQQPAAAKAYPDVKQLIRRVHAKLEKQPLALSIPQEDGSEFKLLFQRSHLQGFASAMIADPDRAVPMLLSLYQTLDQGNTDVLMAILKQGYITDDPISFRVMSFAMDIASGITEPRLKLVNEQAKTALLGKALNFPMPQLNKAVAGLDLGDEFRALPQSKVPTLLLTGTLDGRTYIQSQKEATAGLTNLTQVMVVNAGHNLFMSSPKVTEVIKDFLKGNKVSTKEIQVELKPFVAD, encoded by the coding sequence ATGGCAAGCACAACTCAACCTACGGTCTTTGCCAATGAAAAAAGTATTGTGTTTGAAAATGACGGCCAAAAAGTAGCTGCTTATGAGGGCAGTATTCAGGTGCCTGAAAATCGCTCTAAGCCAAATAGCCGCCTTATTCCGGTGAAATACATCCGGTTTCCGGCCACAGGAAAACAGGCTGGTTCGCCTATTATTTACCTTTCCGGCGGCCCTGGTGGTTCTGGTATTCAAGCCGCTAAACATCCTAACTTTCGTTTTCCGCTTTTTATGGCATTACGTGAGTTTGGTGATGTGATAGCGCTGGATCAGCGTGGCACCGGTGTTTCGGATATCACACCTGAATGTGTGTCCAGCCACAAAATACCAGCCACTGAAGTCTTCACTGACGGCGAAGTCGAACAGCTTTATAAAAAAGCGGCCAAAGAATGCGTTGAATTCTGGACCCAAAAAGGCGTGGACGTCTGGGGTTATACCACCAAAGAAAGTGTGCAGGATTTGAATGATTTAAGGCAGCATTTTAAGGCCGATAAAATTACCTTGTGGGGCATTTCCTATGGCAGCCACCTTGCGCTGGCCAGCCTGAAATACATCGAACAGTATATTGATAAAGTGGTGATCGCCAGCGCTGAAGGCCTGGATCAAACCGTGAAATATCCGGCCCGTACCGATGAGTATTTTGACCGCTTGCAGCAAGCTATTAACCAGCAACCTGCTGCAGCCAAAGCCTATCCGGATGTCAAACAACTGATCCGCCGTGTGCATGCCAAACTGGAAAAACAACCTCTTGCTTTGAGCATTCCACAAGAAGATGGCAGCGAGTTTAAATTGCTGTTCCAGCGCAGTCATCTGCAAGGGTTTGCGTCAGCCATGATTGCCGATCCAGACCGTGCAGTGCCTATGTTACTCAGCCTGTATCAAACGCTGGATCAAGGCAATACCGACGTGTTAATGGCTATTTTGAAACAAGGTTATATCACTGATGATCCGATCTCTTTTCGTGTGATGTCTTTTGCGATGGATATTGCGTCTGGTATAACAGAGCCGCGGTTAAAGCTGGTGAATGAACAGGCGAAAACTGCCTTGTTAGGTAAAGCGCTGAATTTCCCTATGCCACAGCTGAACAAGGCGGTTGCAGGTTTAGATTTGGGCGATGAATTCCGCGCTCTGCCTCAGAGCAAGGTGCCAACTTTGCTGCTGACAGGCACATTGGATGGCAGAACTTATATTCAAAGCCAAAAAGAAGCCACAGCGGGTCTGACCAATTTAACTCAGGTGATGGTGGTGAATGCCGGACATAACTTGTTTATGTCGTCACCTAAAGTGACCGAAGTGATTAAAGACTTCTTAAAAGGAAACAAAGTGAGTACCAAAGAAATTCAGGTGGAACTGAAGCCTTTTGTGGCGGATTAG
- a CDS encoding carboxypeptidase regulatory-like domain-containing protein, giving the protein MTQQKLKCLRRSALAALITAALSQNMAYADLSVGSIFGQTEKGVTISVKNLQTGLKRELTSDNSGRFNFSQLPSGRYQVVANGVTREVNVAIGTGTPVNFSEEPTERISVVGSTISPIDTSSVESSTVFTAAQMERLPVGRDISDVALLAPGTVRGDSGFGKLASFGGSSVAENGYYINGFDVTNARTFLSYGRVPFDAIGEQEVKTGGFGAEYGRALGGVVNIVTKRGTNEWKFNGSTVWSPADLAASGRDVVSRSGEEGERSYYSAYRSADEQDELSYSLSGGGAIVQDKLFFYGLLEGKKDSFDSYSSDRSTAGENTSPNGLAKFDWYITDNHILEVTGIRNVEETDYTEYLNPDDSYFTGQHGNERVRYTERNGGEILIGKYTGHLTEDFTVGVLVGRLTNDSGYITPDPLAGDDCPLVDIYDQDTDDVIDVGCWNNIDVRSLEFGPDNDERKALRLDAEWRIGEHTLRFGYDDETFTSRIAGAEYSGGVFYRRYTPVDFEDSWNGVDIPADAHVVRKRTRTSPSGSYEVKNSALYLEDSFYVTDTVMLYAGIRSESFDNLNADGVSFVDASDMIAPRLGFVWDVDGDASSKLYANAGRYYIPIAANTNIRASNWQYVTTEYYLYDGVVDPTTQAPVQLGDKLGDTLTSGRNSSPDPATVASANLEPMLQDELILGYQRELSDLWTGGVSFIYREVKNGVDDYCGRQAFIDFAEDQGFEDFDPDSLATCMILNPGEDLEMDMDVAGDGVLQRVTVPNSYLQLADYKRTYKALEFNFERASDNGWYMQGSYVWAKSQGNSEGLVNSWLESESPGLTNDFDHKVFVDGTDGYLSNDRRHTFKLFGGYELNEEMEVSANLLVQSGRPVSCFGYAPFDVDEDEYEVFERYAASSLYCRNVDGEQELTQRGQFGRTPWTYTVDLGFSYRPQWVKGLLLQANVFNVLNSQRVTEYDEKGDLSLEDEGQNPNFLNDQNYQSPRSVRLTARYSF; this is encoded by the coding sequence ATGACACAACAGAAGCTGAAATGCCTGCGCCGTTCCGCTTTGGCTGCGCTAATTACCGCAGCCCTTAGCCAGAATATGGCGTATGCCGATTTATCCGTAGGTTCTATTTTTGGTCAGACCGAAAAGGGTGTGACTATTTCGGTGAAAAACTTACAAACAGGTTTAAAACGCGAACTGACCTCAGACAACAGTGGCCGTTTTAATTTCTCCCAGTTACCCAGTGGTCGTTATCAGGTGGTCGCCAATGGCGTGACCCGTGAAGTGAATGTCGCTATAGGCACTGGTACACCGGTGAATTTCAGCGAAGAACCTACTGAACGTATCTCAGTGGTAGGTTCGACCATCAGCCCTATTGATACCTCTTCCGTGGAGTCGAGCACTGTCTTTACTGCCGCTCAGATGGAACGTTTACCTGTAGGTCGTGATATCAGCGATGTAGCTTTATTAGCGCCCGGCACAGTGCGGGGCGACAGTGGTTTTGGCAAGCTGGCTTCTTTTGGTGGCTCTTCAGTGGCTGAAAACGGCTACTACATCAATGGTTTTGATGTCACCAATGCCCGTACTTTTTTATCTTATGGCCGTGTGCCTTTTGACGCCATCGGCGAGCAGGAAGTGAAAACCGGTGGTTTTGGTGCTGAATATGGCCGCGCTTTAGGTGGTGTGGTCAATATAGTCACCAAACGTGGTACCAACGAGTGGAAATTTAATGGCTCAACTGTCTGGTCTCCTGCCGATTTAGCAGCATCAGGTCGTGATGTGGTCAGCCGTAGCGGTGAAGAAGGCGAGCGCAGTTATTACTCGGCTTACCGTTCGGCAGATGAGCAAGATGAGTTGTCTTATAGCTTGTCCGGTGGTGGTGCTATTGTGCAGGACAAGCTGTTTTTTTATGGTTTGCTGGAAGGCAAAAAAGACAGTTTTGATTCATACAGCAGTGATCGCAGCACTGCAGGTGAAAACACCTCACCTAATGGCCTGGCTAAGTTCGACTGGTACATTACCGACAACCATATTCTGGAAGTGACAGGTATTCGTAATGTAGAAGAAACCGACTACACAGAATACCTGAACCCGGACGATAGCTATTTCACCGGTCAGCATGGCAATGAACGGGTGCGTTACACCGAACGTAATGGCGGCGAAATTCTGATTGGTAAATACACAGGTCATTTAACTGAAGATTTTACAGTAGGTGTTTTGGTTGGGCGTTTAACTAACGACTCAGGTTACATTACGCCAGATCCGCTGGCGGGCGATGATTGTCCTTTAGTGGATATTTACGATCAGGACACAGACGATGTAATAGATGTGGGTTGCTGGAACAATATCGACGTGCGTTCGCTTGAATTTGGCCCTGACAACGACGAGCGTAAAGCGCTGCGTTTAGATGCTGAATGGCGTATTGGTGAACATACCTTACGTTTTGGCTACGACGACGAAACCTTCACGTCCCGTATTGCCGGTGCTGAATATTCAGGTGGCGTGTTCTACCGCCGTTATACACCGGTCGATTTTGAAGACAGCTGGAACGGTGTTGATATTCCGGCTGATGCTCATGTAGTGCGCAAACGTACCCGTACTTCGCCGTCAGGCAGCTATGAAGTGAAAAACTCGGCGCTTTATTTAGAAGACAGCTTTTACGTCACAGATACAGTGATGTTATACGCCGGTATTCGCAGTGAGTCTTTTGACAACCTCAATGCTGATGGTGTGTCTTTTGTCGATGCCAGTGACATGATAGCGCCACGTTTAGGTTTTGTTTGGGACGTGGACGGGGATGCCAGCTCTAAGCTGTATGCCAACGCTGGTCGTTATTATATCCCTATTGCGGCCAACACCAATATCCGTGCTTCGAACTGGCAATATGTCACCACTGAATATTATCTGTATGACGGTGTGGTCGACCCAACCACTCAGGCACCTGTGCAGTTAGGCGACAAGCTGGGCGATACTTTAACCAGCGGTCGCAACAGCTCGCCGGATCCGGCCACTGTGGCTTCGGCGAACTTAGAGCCTATGCTGCAGGACGAATTAATTTTGGGTTATCAGCGTGAGTTATCTGACTTATGGACTGGTGGTGTCAGCTTTATTTACCGTGAAGTGAAAAACGGCGTCGATGACTACTGTGGTCGTCAGGCCTTTATCGACTTTGCTGAAGATCAGGGTTTTGAGGATTTTGATCCGGATTCATTGGCCACTTGTATGATCCTAAACCCGGGTGAAGATCTGGAAATGGATATGGACGTTGCAGGGGATGGCGTGTTGCAACGGGTGACTGTGCCAAATTCTTATCTGCAACTGGCGGACTACAAACGTACTTACAAGGCGTTGGAGTTTAACTTCGAACGTGCCAGCGACAACGGCTGGTATATGCAAGGCAGCTATGTATGGGCAAAAAGCCAGGGTAACAGCGAAGGTTTAGTCAACAGCTGGCTGGAATCTGAGTCGCCGGGTTTAACCAACGACTTTGACCATAAAGTATTTGTTGATGGTACAGACGGCTATTTATCCAATGACAGACGCCATACCTTTAAGTTGTTTGGTGGCTACGAGCTGAACGAAGAAATGGAAGTATCGGCTAACCTGCTGGTGCAATCCGGTCGTCCGGTCAGCTGTTTTGGTTATGCACCATTTGACGTCGATGAAGATGAGTATGAAGTCTTTGAACGTTATGCTGCATCCAGCCTGTATTGCCGCAATGTTGATGGTGAGCAGGAGCTGACCCAAAGAGGCCAGTTTGGCCGCACGCCATGGACTTACACTGTGGATTTAGGCTTCTCCTACCGTCCACAATGGGTGAAAGGTTTACTGTTACAAGCCAATGTATTTAATGTGCTGAACAGCCAGCGTGTGACTGAATACGATGAAAAAGGCGATTTGTCGCTGGAAGATGAAGGCCAAAACCCGAACTTCCTGAACGATCAAAACTATCAGAGCCCACGTTCAGTAAGGCTAACAGCTAGATACTCCTTTTAA
- the hemH gene encoding ferrochelatase: MRYINTPNYDHKQNDKIGILLTNLGTPDEPTPKALKRYLKQFLSDPRVVEVPRLLWWLILNCVILQFRPRRSAKAYATVFTEQGSPLLFNTQAQSDAIAAQLQQQGMQNVVVDFAMRYGNPSFDTVLDKMFAQGVRKLLVLPLYPQYSGSTSASTFDELAANFMRRRWLPDLRFISHYPDYAPFIRAAAEKIRQHWQQHAQADKLILSYHGIPKRYLLNGDPYHCECYKTSRLIAEELGLTKDQYLTTFQSRFGREEWLKPYTDETLKALPAQGVKSVQVFCPGFAADCLETIEEIGEENKEYFLHAGGERYEYITALNAEPAHIDALCQLIKDNLHGWQVEADAERVVRAEQLRVEKYPG, translated from the coding sequence ATGCGTTATATCAACACCCCCAACTATGATCATAAGCAAAACGACAAAATTGGCATTTTGCTGACTAATTTAGGCACACCTGATGAGCCAACTCCTAAGGCGCTGAAGCGTTATCTGAAGCAGTTTTTATCAGACCCGCGTGTTGTGGAAGTACCGCGTTTATTGTGGTGGCTGATTTTAAATTGCGTGATATTGCAATTCCGGCCACGTCGCTCGGCCAAAGCTTATGCCACTGTCTTTACCGAACAAGGCTCGCCGCTGTTGTTTAATACCCAGGCGCAAAGTGATGCTATTGCTGCCCAGCTGCAGCAACAAGGCATGCAGAATGTGGTGGTTGATTTTGCCATGCGTTATGGCAACCCAAGTTTTGATACTGTGCTGGATAAAATGTTCGCTCAGGGCGTGCGTAAGTTGCTGGTGTTGCCTTTGTATCCACAGTATTCGGGTTCTACTTCAGCTTCGACCTTCGATGAGCTGGCCGCTAATTTTATGCGTCGGCGCTGGTTACCTGATTTACGTTTTATCTCGCATTATCCTGACTACGCCCCTTTTATTCGTGCCGCTGCTGAGAAAATTCGTCAGCACTGGCAACAACATGCTCAGGCCGACAAACTGATTTTGTCTTACCATGGCATCCCAAAACGTTATTTACTCAATGGCGACCCTTATCACTGTGAATGCTACAAAACCTCGCGTTTAATTGCTGAGGAGTTGGGGCTGACGAAAGATCAGTATCTCACTACTTTCCAGTCGCGTTTTGGCCGCGAAGAATGGCTAAAACCATACACAGATGAAACCTTAAAGGCGTTGCCAGCTCAAGGCGTAAAAAGCGTTCAGGTATTTTGCCCCGGTTTTGCCGCTGACTGTCTGGAAACTATTGAAGAAATTGGCGAAGAAAATAAGGAGTATTTCTTACATGCTGGTGGTGAGCGTTACGAATACATCACAGCACTGAATGCCGAGCCCGCTCATATCGATGCACTCTGTCAGCTGATTAAAGACAATCTGCACGGCTGGCAAGTAGAGGCTGATGCTGAACGTGTGGTTCGGGCTGAGCAGTTGAGGGTGGAGAAGTATCCGGGGTAG
- a CDS encoding LytTR family DNA-binding domain-containing protein translates to MIPISHNEVIVCPVTTDNETPPAFNEPGCSTITAAEIDPQNKALWLRAKLELPDQVLKNDQPYAIYVYAKTSSRVFFNGHYLGQNGTPSLSANKEFAGLMDTSFYLPPALLTQKHNELILQLSSHHGFLQLKAPIHFIGLGSYALQADSIWQDNWISLIPLGALMMGALYFAVSSFNPYRRQSHLLFFLMAFFAANQLLAELSRYMFSYAYPMHDVRLLLIVSLALGFGCCLWVYNVLKFAEQHRGLWIGGGIALTLAAVLLVPGFDTKTSMAILMPALLSTLLIAYRLTQQQSKKLWLFLLVYSLLSAAIQLSLGRFHDSVFYYLISLVLGFLFVQQAQELSKEQARRKTEEQQVAKLQLKLDQLSQKQTPHKLKISSAGKVEFVSTDTLVYCKAAGDYTELFFSDQKPILYSGNLKELESQLPSTFLRVHRSYVVNTDCIAALEKSTAQQNTAASTGFLLMNNGEQVPVSRRILPMVRSALG, encoded by the coding sequence GTGATCCCCATTAGCCATAACGAAGTTATAGTTTGCCCTGTCACCACAGACAACGAGACGCCACCGGCATTTAATGAACCGGGATGCAGCACAATAACGGCCGCTGAAATAGACCCCCAAAACAAGGCGCTGTGGCTAAGGGCTAAGCTTGAACTGCCGGACCAGGTGCTAAAAAACGACCAGCCTTATGCCATTTATGTGTATGCCAAAACGTCCAGCCGGGTGTTTTTTAACGGCCACTATCTGGGCCAAAATGGCACACCCAGTCTGTCGGCCAACAAAGAATTTGCCGGATTAATGGACACCAGCTTTTATCTGCCGCCGGCTTTGTTAACGCAAAAACACAACGAACTGATACTGCAGCTGTCGTCGCATCACGGCTTTTTGCAGCTCAAAGCCCCCATTCACTTTATCGGGCTTGGCTCTTATGCATTGCAAGCCGATTCAATCTGGCAAGATAACTGGATATCGCTTATTCCACTGGGCGCGCTGATGATGGGCGCCTTGTATTTTGCCGTATCCAGCTTTAACCCCTATCGCAGGCAGTCTCATTTGCTGTTTTTTCTGATGGCGTTTTTCGCCGCCAATCAGCTGCTAGCCGAATTATCCCGCTATATGTTTAGCTATGCCTACCCTATGCACGATGTGCGGCTACTGCTGATTGTGTCTTTAGCGCTGGGCTTTGGCTGCTGCCTGTGGGTTTACAATGTGCTCAAGTTTGCAGAGCAACATCGCGGTCTCTGGATTGGCGGCGGAATAGCCTTAACTCTGGCTGCTGTGCTGCTGGTTCCAGGCTTTGACACTAAAACCTCTATGGCTATTTTGATGCCAGCGCTGCTTTCCACACTGCTTATCGCCTATCGCTTAACTCAACAGCAGTCCAAAAAGTTATGGTTATTTCTGCTGGTGTACAGCCTGCTCAGCGCCGCCATCCAGCTTAGCCTGGGCCGTTTTCACGACAGTGTGTTTTATTACCTGATAAGCTTAGTTTTAGGCTTTTTATTTGTGCAACAGGCACAGGAACTTAGTAAAGAACAAGCCAGAAGAAAAACCGAAGAGCAGCAAGTGGCGAAGCTGCAACTCAAGCTGGATCAGCTAAGCCAAAAACAAACGCCGCATAAACTAAAAATCAGCAGCGCTGGCAAAGTCGAATTTGTCTCCACCGACACTTTGGTGTACTGCAAAGCCGCAGGCGATTACACCGAACTGTTTTTCAGCGACCAAAAACCCATACTTTACAGCGGCAATTTAAAAGAACTGGAAAGCCAGCTACCCAGCACTTTTTTGCGGGTGCATCGCTCCTACGTGGTGAACACCGACTGCATCGCCGCCTTAGAAAAATCCACAGCCCAGCAAAACACAGCTGCCAGCACAGGTTTTTTACTAATGAACAACGGCGAGCAAGTACCAGTTAGCAGAAGAATATTGCCTATGGTTAGGAGTGCTTTGGGTTAA